A genomic region of Populus nigra chromosome 11, ddPopNigr1.1, whole genome shotgun sequence contains the following coding sequences:
- the LOC133668208 gene encoding uncharacterized protein LOC133668208, with protein sequence MQDPKNSHTRKPWYQKAIEMATQWKTISKSTEISTTTTNPGLWKAISKSKEVPNKNRTLWKTISRSTEIPPTNPNRAKLRKCSSVRVATTFTRVCLCAPISSYNEVFRADVPPRRSNSYPRSKPFPAVQERVPSARPSMEGRRVIFRGKSLTDDVLMRRFVLEEEAMMQTKRRNQMEVIWRRTMLRRKKLGPSPLSRMVMATIEEF encoded by the exons ATGCAAGATCCAAAGAACTCACACACAAG GAAGCCTTGGTATCAAAAAGCAATAGAGATGGCTACTCAATGGAAAACAATTTCCAAGTCTACAGAAATATCGACGACGACGACAAACCCTGGACTGTGGAAGGCCATTTCCAAGTCTAAGGAAGTTCCAAACAAGAACAGAACATTGTGGAAAACTATTTCAAGATCCACGGAAATCCCACCAACAAACCCTAATAGAGCAAAGCTAAGGAAATGCAGCTCTGTTAGGGTCGCGACGACATTTACTCGTGTTTGTCTTTGCGCACCTATCTCTTCATACAATGAGGTTTTCCGAGCTGACGTTCCTCCTAGAAGAAGCAATAGCTATCCTAGGTCGAAGCCATTTCCTGCCGTGCAAGAAAGAGTACCTAGTGCGAGACCTAGCATGGAAGGAAGAAGAGTGATTTTTCGAGGAAAATCGTTGACCGATGATGTTTTGATGAGGAGATTTGTCTTGGAAGAAGAAGCGATGATGCAAACTAAAAGGAGGAATCAAATGGAAGTTATTTGGAGAAGGACTATGTTGCGAAGGAAAAAGCTTGGACCAAGTCCTCTTAGTAGAATGGTAATGGCTACTATagaagaattttaa